The Juglans regia cultivar Chandler chromosome 1, Walnut 2.0, whole genome shotgun sequence nucleotide sequence GGTGCCGCCAGACTCACTCCTACTCGAGCTCGAACGACTCGGTCGCGACCTCCGTATCGACCCCATCTCTGCAACTTGCGACTCGGCCGAGCTGCTACTCGTCTTCTTCGTCAGAAATTGAAATCCTGGACGATAATTACAccgaagaagagaaggaaatctTTGCCAAACTCAGAAGCCCACAGGTATTTGAGATCGAAGAGGCCGTGATTTCGCTGAGACAGATCACAAGAACCAGAGAGGACACGAGAGCCCACCTATGTACTCCTCAGTTACTCTCAACCCTCCGATCTTTGATCGTGTCCAGGTACTCAGCCATTCAAGTGAACTCAGTCGCGGCGGTAGTGAACCTGTCTTTAGAGGATGTCAATAAAGTTAAGATCGTACGTTCAGGAATCGTTCCTCCTCTGATCGATGTTTTGAAGGGAGGATTCCATGAGGCGCAGGAGCACGCTTCCGGTGCACTCTTTAGTCTAGCCCTTGATGATGGTAATAAGACAGCCATTGGCGTTTTGGGTGCATTACAGCCGTTGATTCACATGCTCCGGTCCAAGAGTGAGCGGACTCGGCAGGACTCGGCACTTGCCCTTTACCATCTTTCACTCGTTCAAACCAATCGGACTAAGTTGGTAAAACTCGGATCGGTTCCCATTTTATTGGGCATGGTGAGGTCGGGTCACATGACAGGTCGGGTACTACTCATTTTATGTAACTTGGCTTGGTGTCCGGAAGGGCGGGCTACAATGTTGGATGCTGGCGCAGTGGAATGTTTGGTCGGGTTGCTTAGGGGGGTCGAGTTGGAGTCCGAGTCAGCTCGGGAGAGTTGTGTTACCGCATTATATGGGCTGAGTCATGGTGGATTGAGGTTCAAAGGGTTGGCCATGGCAGTTGAACTGGCGGAAGTAATGAAGAAGGTGGAGACAGTAGGAAGGGACCGGGCAAAGGAAAAGGCGAAAAGAATGCTTGAGATGATCAAAATGAGAGGCGGGGAAGAGGAGGATGAAGGCATAGATTGGGAGGAATTGCTTGAATTGGGGAGTCAGACTGAGTGTTGACTCCATGGTGGATCAGACAAGTAGGGGTTAATTTGTCTGAGTTTTGAAGTACAGTGTTTGAAGTTCTTATTCTTTTGGTgcctttttttctcctttttgcatttttttttcggGTTCATGTTGTAATTACTGGTGGGGTTTTATATGGGGTGGTTTTTGTGGTTTTGATcttttgtgactttttttttcacCTAAATCATGGGCAGTGAAGGTGTAAATAAGAGCTTTTGTCACAGTTGGTTTTGGAGCACGAATGTTCTAGCTCAACTTGCTGCTGTGCAATACTTTATTCTTAGAAAGAATTCAATTTTGAGATGGGTGTCATACCATATCATTCCATTCCCCCActgccttttttttctcttcttcaaatTCCTCAATAAAGTGTGTCAATTGTTAGTTAAATGACAAGGCAAGTATTAGCAGAATTTATTTTAGCATCATGCTCGAGGAGCTCAAATTGGAGTTGTTATGTTTAATAATCTCTCCCACGAGCTTATTTCAGATTCTACCctcagaaaaagagaaatattttatctataaagtgattacataaaaataaatctataaattaacgtTAATTGATGcaatacgttagattataaaattatttttattgtaaagtagatttaacaaaTCACGTAaagtcatatttattttttaatttattttatataatctttttatgtttagaataattcttttagaaaaatgatggGTTTGACTTAACATGCCCGCTTCTAGGCGGTTGGGCTGTTTACAGCCTTCCTTTGCACTGCTGCCCCGTCAAGAATCACACAAAAACATCAATAGTCTAAACCACACACAAAATCGAATAAAATATCCAATTTTGCTTCAAATCTCAGCTCAGTGCAACCCAGTTTCACTTCATTCTCAAGTTCCACATCGAAGTGTCCCTCTTCGAAAGCTCCCATTGACAGATCTCAAAGTCCCCAAGTAATTACACAAACCCAACCAAATTtcaacaaacaaaatgaaataaatccTCCTAATAACCAAAAGTCAACAATAATCTGTTTGAAATTTGCTTCTTGAATTTGTTCAACATGAAAACAacccaaattattataaagatcAACTAAaaggaaaaggggaaaaaaaaattctaccaCGCGAGGTATTCCCATCCCCATACTCCTAAAATCTGAGACAAAAAAACCAAGAAGAATAAGAATGTTATTTGCTTCTTGAATTTGTTCAAGATAAAAACACCCCAATTGTGAAAAACCTGATATTTACACAATACACTTGTGATTTTCTCTTCTACATTTTAGCAAATACTTTGAATGCACACCGTGTTCTCCATCGCAGCAGCTCTTTTGTGtttccatcattcttttcttttccatgaTACAAACAACCAACTTTTTGGGCAATTTTTTTCTAATccatcaaaatagaaaataaagaaattttttgtatttgactCCTTCATCTCGAGATTTCACCTCGTGTGCAGCGTCGAGCACCCTAGAGACAGCGACAGAGGAGATTTAACTGCAGTCGAAGATGGAGCAACCGCCTGAGGAGAAGGAGCAGAAATTGGAGGAGTCACTGCCGGAGAGGTGGGGGATGAGACCGACGGAGATATCTTCTGGGACAAGGTGGGAGACTAACTTTTCCAGAAAGGGAGAAACGAGTGAGGGCTGAGATGCACAACATCTCCATGATAGTTGTGGTCGGATGCCTACATGTCACTTAATTATTGGTAGTCTGTTAATTGGATAATATTGGATGAACTAGTGCTAAAATTTTATCTTGACTTAAATGGGGAGGGGGTGTCTTAGTGGGGAACGAAAAACCCAAAGGTGACAGCCACATATACCTTGGGCTAGAATCTCTCCTGGTGGAGCCTTTCCCAAAGGGCCAATGGGTTAATCTTATTGATGGCTTTTCGATGCATTCATGAGATTGCATTATGGAGTGGCAGCACTACCATTGTCTGCTGATTATGACATCTTGTCTATTCATTTGTAAAAGGGAAACGAATTATTCCAGCATTCACAAACCAGATAGGGTTAACCAGCTTTTGATAAAAGACTCCATTATTCTTGATATCTTTAGCATATTAATTGAAAGTCTAtagataagataatataatcGAGCAGTGAACTTACAAGGATAAAACTCTTTCTGCCCACCTTCTGTTTTCTCAGTGCTTTGAGGTCTGAGAGCATTCCAAGAAGTCCAGCTGCAGCCATGGACCACCAACACAAAAAAGGGATATGTGCGTCGAATTTCAAACCGAGTAATAACATAGGATTCGGTTTCTTGCATAAGCCGACGTACCAAGAATAAATTGGTCAGTAGTTGGTCAGttggattgataaaaaaaaaaacatctctcTACAgctataacttttataaaaataaatttattaattaatatattaataataaaaataattttacaatttatcatttatcatttatttttttaccgcACTTCATAATAATTCATTGCCAAGCAGTACTAGATTTTGTCGTTGAGATGTGCAGTTCTACGACTTCTTAATACTGTATCATTTATAAAGAACACAGAAGTTACAAACATCAGATActgaagagagagatagagagagagagagagagagatctctATCCAGCTGCGCCATGATCACTTTACACAAATTCTGAAGaactgaaaacataaaaaatataatttgaaacccagaaaataaaataattgtgtaTATTTGAGCTTGACAATACGACATTAATacaaatacatgtataaatatacatatacatatatatttgtatatgtatacatatacagttcgtcctcaccaccaccaccaccgccaCCATCAGATTCTCATTCATTGCACACTCGCTCGCACCAACAATCAAAACAGAGAACGGCCTCAGAAAAAGGTTTCAACTCATGATTCTCAGTTAAAGGCATCACACCTATGCCGAATCTCTCCTTGCCTCCCCGTCTGGACCTTATACAAACTAAGCTTCTCCATTGCCTTGCCAAACGCCTCAAAGAATTTGTTCTGATCCGCCGCGTACATTTGTACAAATTCCCTCGTCCTCGAATCACTGTACAGGCCGTGATCCGACCTCAACAGCCCTAACCCCTTAGGCAGATTCTGGAAGTACATGTTGTCGAACTTGTTGGGAGTCATGATGTCATTGAACACCGACAACGTGGGGTTTTTCTGATAATCCGCACAAGCTTTCTGCAACGCCTGAACAAATCTCGGATTGTACTGCGTATCGTACTGCGAATACTTGCTGCTCTGGTTATAGATCCCGGAGCTGAATTCCTTGCAATGAGAGAAC carries:
- the LOC108992880 gene encoding U-box domain-containing protein 40; this translates as MEIQEGMMKFVVHKPVQPKRVLENGRETETATPRCKWKIFFGKFSSLPSSKPLKLETKQPPKEFICPISGSLMADPVIVSSGHTLERACVRACKALGFTPTLVGSSTPDFSSVIPNLALRSTILNWCKNFSVDPPKPIDSNTAEKFVRALVEAEAKKRGSQNENQAQKVIILDKELIQGAQENTSVNFGDAATEVDRCRQTHSYSSSNDSVATSVSTPSLQLATRPSCYSSSSSEIEILDDNYTEEEKEIFAKLRSPQVFEIEEAVISLRQITRTREDTRAHLCTPQLLSTLRSLIVSRYSAIQVNSVAAVVNLSLEDVNKVKIVRSGIVPPLIDVLKGGFHEAQEHASGALFSLALDDGNKTAIGVLGALQPLIHMLRSKSERTRQDSALALYHLSLVQTNRTKLVKLGSVPILLGMVRSGHMTGRVLLILCNLAWCPEGRATMLDAGAVECLVGLLRGVELESESARESCVTALYGLSHGGLRFKGLAMAVELAEVMKKVETVGRDRAKEKAKRMLEMIKMRGGEEEDEGIDWEELLELGSQTEC